The following coding sequences are from one Diospyros lotus cultivar Yz01 chromosome 7, ASM1463336v1, whole genome shotgun sequence window:
- the LOC127806850 gene encoding potassium channel AKT1-like, whose product MRNGGGLFRSSILCGAVEQEIEQFSRDGSHYSLSTGILPSLGARSSRSIKLHPFIVSPYDRRYRGWETFLVVLVIYTAWVSPFEFGFLEKPEGPLSITDNVVNGFFAIDIILTFFVAYLDRSTYLLVDNRKQIAWKYASSWLAFDVISTIPSELARKIFPGPFQSYGLFNMLRLWRLRRVSSLFARLEKDRHFNYFWVRCAKLICVTLFSVHCAACFYYLIAARYHDPKRTWIGVAFGDFLQQSLGMKYVTSIYWSITTLTTVGYGDLHPVNTREMVFVICYMFFNLGMTAYLIGNMTNLVVHGTSKTREFRDTIQAASNFAQRNRLPVRLQDQMLAHLSLKYRTDSEGLQQKETLDSLPKAIRSSISHFLFYSLVDKVYLFRGVSNDLLFQLVSEMKAEYFPPKEDVILQNEAPTDFYVLVSGAVDIVVLKNGGEQIVGEAKTGGLCGEIGVLCYRPQLFTVRTKRLSQLLRMNRTTFLNIVQANVGDGTIIMNNLLQHLKEMKDPIMEGVLVETENMLARGRMDLPLSLCFATLRGDDLLLHQLLKRGLDPNESDSNGRTALHIAASKGSENCVLLLLDYGADPNSRDSEGNVPLWEAILGGHDPVVQLLADNGATINSGDVGHFACTAVEQNNLALLKEIVRRGGDVMRPKINGPAALHVAVCEGNIEIVKFLLDQGADIDKPDNHGWTPRQLADQQGHEEIKILFQSSEEVKTQTAIAIPEQSRGIRFLGRFTSEPAIRPMPRDGTLAEGSWRQTRPRRRTNNFHNSLFGIMSAAHGGNSDLLSSINQTTYAETGTEYPARVTISCPGKGDVGGKLVLLPKSFEELLEIGGRRYGFLPTKVLTKDGAEIDGIELIRDGDHLTFVGDGGVRESNCQQNGGI is encoded by the exons GGGATGGGAGACTTTTCTCGTGGTTCTGGTGATCTACACTGCTTGGGTGTCACCGTTCGAATTCGGATTCCTGGAAAAGCCAGAGGGGCCGCTCTCCATCACCGATAACGTTGTCAATGGATTCTTTGCCATCGACATTATTCTAACATTTTTTGTAGCTTACCTCGATCGATCTACCTACCTACTTGTTGATAATCGAAAGCAGATTGCTTGGAAATATGCCAGTTCTTGGCTGGCATTTGATGTCATATCTACAATTCCCTCTGAGCTTGCCAGGAAGATTTTTCCTGGGCCTTTCCAATCATATGGCCTATTCAACATGCTTCGCCTTTGGCGTCTTCGTAGAGTTAGTTCTCTGTTTGCCAG ATTGGAGAAAGACAGGCACTTCAACTACTTCTGGGTTCGATGTGCAAAGCTTATTTGT GTCACCCTATTTTCGGTTCACTGTGCTGCGTGCTTTTATTACCTTATTGCTGCACGCTATCATGACCCAAAAAGGACATGGATTGGAGTAGCCTTCGGTGACTTCCTTCAGCAGAGCCTGGGGATGAAGTACGTGACATCAATCTACTGGTCTATCACCACTCTCACAACTGTTGGATATGGAGATTTGCATCCCGTGAATACGAGGGAGATGGTTTTTGTCATATGCTACATGTTCTTCAACCTTGGAATGACAGCATATCTGATAGGAAATATGACTAACTTGGTTGTCCATGGTACCAGTAAAACTAGAGAATTT AGAGATACCATTCAAGCGGCATCAAATTTTGCACAGAGAAACCGTTTGCCTGTTCGCCTGCAAGATCAGATGCTTGCTCACTTGTCTTTGAAATATAGGACAGATTCGGAGGGACTGCAACAGAAGGAGACTCTCGATTCCCTTCCAAAAGCCATCCGATCAAgcatttcacattttcttttctactCTCTTGTAGACAAGGTGTACTTGTTTCGTGGGGTGTCCAACGATTTGCTCTTCCAGCTG GTCTCAGAGATGAAAGCCGAATATTTTCCTCCCAAAGAAGATGTTATCTTGCAGAATGAAGCACCCACAGATTTCTACGTACTTGTTTCTGGAGCAGTG GATATTGTGGTCCTCAAAAACGGAGGTGAACAG ATTGTTGGAGAGGCTAAAACTGGTGGTCTCTGTGGGGAGATTGGCGTGCTTTGTTATAGGCCACAACTTTTTACAGTGCGGACCAAACGGCTGAGCCAGTTGCTACGAATGAACCGTACCACATTCTTGAATATTGTTCAGGCAAATGTTGGAGATGGAACCATAATCATGAACAATCTCCTTCAG catttgaaagaaatgaaggacCCAATAATGGAGGGTGTTCTGGTGGAGACAGAGAACATGCTTGCTCGTGGTAGAATGGACCTACCTCTCAGCCTATGTTTTGCTACACTCAGGGGAGATGATTTGTTGCTACATCAGTTGTTGAAACGAGGTCTGGACCCAAATGAATCAGACAGCAACGGGAGGACTGCATTG CACATAGCAGCATCTAAAGGAAGTGAGAATTGTGTGCTTCTCCTACTGGACTATGGAGCAGATCCTAATAGCAGAG ACTCAGAAGGGAATGTGCCACTATGGGAGGCCATATTGGGTGGTCATGACCCAGTAGTTCAGCTACTGGCAGATAATGGCGCCACCATAAATTCTGGTGATGTGGGTCATTTTGCATGCACTGCCGTGGAGCAAAACAATTTGGCGTTGCTGAAGGAAATTGTTCGTCGGGGAGGGGATGTAATGCGCCCAAAGATCAATGGGCCCGCTGCTCTTCATGTTGCGGTTTGTGAAGGGAACATTGAAATAGTCAAATTCCTTTTGGACCAAGGGGCAGATATTGACAAGCCAGACAACCATGGTTGGACCCCTAGGCAGCTAGCTGACCAGCAAGGACACGAAGAGATAAAAATCCTCTTCCAGTCCAGCGAAGAGGTCAAAACTCAAACTGCCATTGCTATCCCCGAACAGTCGCGTGGAATTCGGTTCCTCGGGAGATTTACAAGCGAACCGGCAATCCGGCCTATGCCCCGGGATGGTACATTAGCAGAAGGTTCATGGAGGCAAACCCGCCCAAGGCGAAGAACCAATAACTTCCACAATTCTTTATTTGGCATCATGTCAGCTGCTCATGGTGGGAACAGTGACTTGCTTTCATCTATAAACCAGACTACATATGCTGAGACTGGTACGGAGTATCCTGCAAGGGTGACAATTAGTTGCCCTGGAAAGGGAGATGTTGGAGGAAAGCTAGTGCTACTTCCCAAGAGTTTTGAGGAGCTGCTTGAGATTGGTGGTAGAAGATATGGGTTCTTGCCCACTAAAGTTCTAACCAAGGATGGAGCTGAAATTGATGGGATAGAGCTGATTAGGGATGGAGATCATCTTACCTTCGTTGGTGATGGTGGAGTGAGAGAATCTAATTGCCAGCAAAATGGTGGGATTTGA
- the LOC127805702 gene encoding boron transporter 4-like, translated as MPNIKAPFSGIIKDFKGRKACYKQDWTDATNLGTRILAPNAYIFFASALPVIAFGEQLHSQADGHLSTVETLAYTAICGIIHSIFGDQPLLILGVAEPTVIMYTYLYNFAKNKADLGRRLYLAWVGWKSTSPYFQAVCVWTALLLFLLAVSNACNIVNRFTRITGELFGILIAVFFTQQAIEGMASEFGVPKDEDPTLEKYNFQWLYDNGLLAIIFSFGILFTALASRRARSWKYGTGWLRAMIADFGVPLMVLAWSALSFSVPKKIPSGIPRRLVTPLLWESASPSWHHWMVIKDMGKVPAVYIFAAIVPALMIASLYFFDHSVASQMAQQKEFNLKKPSSYHYDILLLGAMADNCSDELRDSTYETPSYLKRLDHEPDSWLNA; from the exons ATGCCAAATATAAAAGCTCCGTTCAGTGGGATTATTAAAGACTTTAAAGGAAGAAAAGCATGTTACAAGCAAGACTGGACTGATGCAACTAATTTGGGCACCag GATTTTGGCTCCAAACGCCTATATCTTCTTTGCATCTGCTCTTCCTGTCATTGCTTTTGGAGAACAGCTTCATAGTCAAGCAG ATGGACACCTGAGCACGGTAGAGACTTTGGCTTATACTGCAATATGTGGCATAATACATTCAATATTTGGCGATCAACCTTTGCTGATATTGGGAGTTGCGGAGCCCACAGTTATCATGTACACTTATTTGTACAATTTCGCCAAAAACAAGGCAGATCTTGGACGAAGGCTATACTTGGCTTGGGTTGGATGGAAATCTACCTCTCCCTATTTCCAAGC GGTTTGTGTCTGGACAGCGCTCCTGCTCTTTCTTCTTGCTGTTTCCAATGCTTGCAATATCGTCAATAGATTTACAAGAATCACGGGGGAACTTTTTGGCATATTGATTGCTGTTTTTTTCACGCAACAGGCTATTGAG GGCATGGCCAGCGAATTTGGAGTACCCAAAGATGAAGATCCAACTCTGGAGAAGTATAATTTCCAGTGGCTATATGACAATGGGTTGCTAGCAATCATATTCTCCTTTGGCATACTCTTTACTGCTCTAGCGAGCAGAAGAGCGAGGTCATGGAAGTATGGCACAG GATGGTTACGAGCTATGATTGCTGACTTTGGGGTTCCTCTTATGGTGTTAGCATGGTCAGCATTGTCATTCAGTGTACCCAAAAAAATTCCTTCAGGAATTCCCAGGAGGCTCGTTACTCCTCTTCTTTGGGAGTCTGCTTCGCCTTCTTGGCACCACTGGATGGTCATCAAG GATATGGGAAAGGTCCCTGCTGTGTATATCTTTGCTGCCATTGTTCCTGCTTTGATGATTGctagtctttatttttttgaccaTAGCGTTGCTTCACAAATGGCACAACAGAAGGAATTCAATCTCAAGAAGCCATCTTCTTACCATTATGACATCCTATTGCTTGGAGCTATGGCAG ATAATTGCAGTGATGAACTAAGAGACTCAACTTATGAAACACCAAGCTACCTTAAGAGGCTTGATCATGAGCCTGATTCATGGCTCAATGCCTGA
- the LOC127806509 gene encoding uncharacterized protein LOC127806509 isoform X1 yields the protein MKGELQLEPTGGRNPSDSDPLLKNQHVDSPLSSSSLASSDEIKSEDAEGGSLACCRICLECEGEGDDELISPCMCKGTQQFVHRSCLDHWRSVKEGFAFSHCTTCKAQFHLRVSKFEDSEWRKTKFRLFVARDVFLVFLAVQTVIAAVGGFAYLMDKDGTFRNSFSDGWDRVLSKHPIPFYYCIGVLSFFVLLGFFGLILHCSSLNSNDPHMAGCQNCCYGWGILDCFPASMEACFAMVIVFVVIFAILGIAYGFLAATMTLQRIWQRHYHILTKRELTKEYIVEDLHGLYSPPKLDQEHEERLKMLKLL from the exons ATGAAAGGGGAATTGCAGTTGGAGCCGACGGGTGGGCGAAACCCTAGTGACTCTGATCCTCTGCTTAAAAATCAACATGTGGATTCGCCGTTGTCTTCGTCATCACTGGCAAGTTCGGATGAGATAAAGAGTGAGGATGCTGAAGGTGGTTCTCTTGCCTGTTGCCGCATTTGCCTTGAATGCGAGGGCGAGGGAG ATGATGAATTGATATCTCCATGCATGTGCAAAGGCACTCAACAGTTTGTGCATCGATCATGCCTTGATCATTGGCGGTCGGTTAAG GAAGGATTTGCTTTCTCTCATTGCACTACTTGCAAGGCTCAGTTTCATCTTCGAGTTTCTAAGTTTGAAGACAGTGAATGGCGTAAAACAAAATTCAGGCTTTTTGTTGCCAGGGATGTTTTCCTTGTATTTTTGGCTGTGCAAACT GTTATTGCTGCTGTGGGTGGGTTTGCATACCTCATGGACAAAGATGGAACCTTCAGGAATTCATTCAGTGATGGTTGGGATCGTGTACTGTCAAAGCATCCCATTCCATTTTACTATTGTATAG GAGTGCTCTCCTTCTTTGTGCTGCTTGGGTTCTTTGGACTCATACTACACTGCTCCTCCCTCAATAGCAATGACCCGCACATGGCTGGCTGCCAGAATTGCTGTTATGGATGGGGCATTTTGGACTGTTTTCCTGCATCTATGGAAGCCTGCTTTGCTATGGTTATTGTCTTTGTTGTCATTTTCGCTATTCTTGGAATAGCTTATGGCTTCCTTGCTGCAACCATGACTCTCCAAAGAATTTGGCAGAGACACTACCACATCCTCACCAAGAGGGAACTCACGAAG GAGTACATAGTAGAGGATCTACATGGACTCTACAGTCCCCCAAAACTGGACCAAGAACACGAAGAGCGACTAAAAATGCTCAAGCTCTTATAG
- the LOC127806509 gene encoding uncharacterized protein LOC127806509 isoform X2: MKGELQLEPTGGRNPSDSDPLLKNQHVDSPLSSSSLASSDEIKSEDAEGGSLACCRICLECEGEGDDELISPCMCKGTQQFVHRSCLDHWRSVKARFAFSHCTTCKAQFHLRVSKFEDSEWRKTKFRLFVARDVFLVFLAVQTVIAAVGGFAYLMDKDGTFRNSFSDGWDRVLSKHPIPFYYCIGVLSFFVLLGFFGLILHCSSLNSNDPHMAGCQNCCYGWGILDCFPASMEACFAMVIVFVVIFAILGIAYGFLAATMTLQRIWQRHYHILTKRELTKEYIVEDLHGLYSPPKLDQEHEERLKMLKLL, encoded by the exons ATGAAAGGGGAATTGCAGTTGGAGCCGACGGGTGGGCGAAACCCTAGTGACTCTGATCCTCTGCTTAAAAATCAACATGTGGATTCGCCGTTGTCTTCGTCATCACTGGCAAGTTCGGATGAGATAAAGAGTGAGGATGCTGAAGGTGGTTCTCTTGCCTGTTGCCGCATTTGCCTTGAATGCGAGGGCGAGGGAG ATGATGAATTGATATCTCCATGCATGTGCAAAGGCACTCAACAGTTTGTGCATCGATCATGCCTTGATCATTGGCGGTCGGTTAAGGCAA GATTTGCTTTCTCTCATTGCACTACTTGCAAGGCTCAGTTTCATCTTCGAGTTTCTAAGTTTGAAGACAGTGAATGGCGTAAAACAAAATTCAGGCTTTTTGTTGCCAGGGATGTTTTCCTTGTATTTTTGGCTGTGCAAACT GTTATTGCTGCTGTGGGTGGGTTTGCATACCTCATGGACAAAGATGGAACCTTCAGGAATTCATTCAGTGATGGTTGGGATCGTGTACTGTCAAAGCATCCCATTCCATTTTACTATTGTATAG GAGTGCTCTCCTTCTTTGTGCTGCTTGGGTTCTTTGGACTCATACTACACTGCTCCTCCCTCAATAGCAATGACCCGCACATGGCTGGCTGCCAGAATTGCTGTTATGGATGGGGCATTTTGGACTGTTTTCCTGCATCTATGGAAGCCTGCTTTGCTATGGTTATTGTCTTTGTTGTCATTTTCGCTATTCTTGGAATAGCTTATGGCTTCCTTGCTGCAACCATGACTCTCCAAAGAATTTGGCAGAGACACTACCACATCCTCACCAAGAGGGAACTCACGAAG GAGTACATAGTAGAGGATCTACATGGACTCTACAGTCCCCCAAAACTGGACCAAGAACACGAAGAGCGACTAAAAATGCTCAAGCTCTTATAG
- the LOC127806557 gene encoding EG45-like domain containing protein isoform X3 produces the protein MPRAQAVLQWLPLLLLMLAKLPRPSNGDVSTAAQYAPPYTPTACYGNDPSQFPSNNQFAAAGDEIWDNGAACGRQYLVRCISASEPYGCVIGQTIQIRIVDYGPTAVSPPSISGTAMVLSQTAFGIIANSSAPFINIEFQQYGMMYGPRRARRT, from the exons ATGCCCAGAGCTCAAGCAGTCCTCCAATGGCTGCCTCTTCTTTTGCTCATGCTCGCCAAGCTTCCACGCCCCTCCAATGGCGACGTCAGCACCGCCGCCCAGTACGCTCCGCCATACACGC CAACTGCGTGCTACGGGAACGACCCGTCGCAGTTCCCGTCGAACAATCAGTTCGCCGCCGCGGGGGATGAGATATGGGACAACGGGGCGGCCTGCGGGAGGCAGTATCTGGTGAGATGCATCAGTGCCAGCGAGCCGTACGGATGTGTTATTGGCCAGACAATTCAGATAAGGATTGTTGATTATGGCCCCACTGCGGTTTCTCCACCTTCGATCTCCGGCACCGCCATGGTTTTGTCGCAGACGGCCTTTGGAATCATTGCTAATTCTTCTGCTCCCTTCATAAACATTGAGTTCCAACAGTAC GGTATGATGTATGGACCGAGAAGAGCTAGGAGGACTTGA
- the LOC127806557 gene encoding EG45-like domain containing protein isoform X1, translating to MPRAQAVLQWLPLLLLMLAKLPRPSNGDVSTAAQYAPPYTPTACYGNDPSQFPSNNQFAAAGDEIWDNGAACGRQYLVRCISASEPYGCVIGQTIQIRIVDYGPTAVSPPSISGTAMVLSQTAFGIIANSSAPFINIEFQQTAISYPSTVLVIIYQEILPQRHAGYDVWTEKS from the exons ATGCCCAGAGCTCAAGCAGTCCTCCAATGGCTGCCTCTTCTTTTGCTCATGCTCGCCAAGCTTCCACGCCCCTCCAATGGCGACGTCAGCACCGCCGCCCAGTACGCTCCGCCATACACGC CAACTGCGTGCTACGGGAACGACCCGTCGCAGTTCCCGTCGAACAATCAGTTCGCCGCCGCGGGGGATGAGATATGGGACAACGGGGCGGCCTGCGGGAGGCAGTATCTGGTGAGATGCATCAGTGCCAGCGAGCCGTACGGATGTGTTATTGGCCAGACAATTCAGATAAGGATTGTTGATTATGGCCCCACTGCGGTTTCTCCACCTTCGATCTCCGGCACCGCCATGGTTTTGTCGCAGACGGCCTTTGGAATCATTGCTAATTCTTCTGCTCCCTTCATAAACATTGAGTTCCAACA GACAGCAATATCCTATCCATCAACCGTTCTGGTGATAATTTACCAAGAAATTTTGCCCCAACGCCATGCAGGGTATGATGTATGGACCGAGAAGAGCTAG
- the LOC127806557 gene encoding EG45-like domain containing protein isoform X2, translating into MPRAQAVLQWLPLLLLMLAKLPRPSNGDVSTAAQYAPPYTPTACYGNDPSQFPSNNQFAAAGDEIWDNGAACGRQYLVRCISASEPYGCVIGQTIQIRIVDYGPTAVSPPSISGTAMVLSQTAFGIIANSSAPFINIEFQHNILSINRSGDNLPRNFAPTPCRV; encoded by the exons ATGCCCAGAGCTCAAGCAGTCCTCCAATGGCTGCCTCTTCTTTTGCTCATGCTCGCCAAGCTTCCACGCCCCTCCAATGGCGACGTCAGCACCGCCGCCCAGTACGCTCCGCCATACACGC CAACTGCGTGCTACGGGAACGACCCGTCGCAGTTCCCGTCGAACAATCAGTTCGCCGCCGCGGGGGATGAGATATGGGACAACGGGGCGGCCTGCGGGAGGCAGTATCTGGTGAGATGCATCAGTGCCAGCGAGCCGTACGGATGTGTTATTGGCCAGACAATTCAGATAAGGATTGTTGATTATGGCCCCACTGCGGTTTCTCCACCTTCGATCTCCGGCACCGCCATGGTTTTGTCGCAGACGGCCTTTGGAATCATTGCTAATTCTTCTGCTCCCTTCATAAACATTGAGTTCCAACA CAATATCCTATCCATCAACCGTTCTGGTGATAATTTACCAAGAAATTTTGCCCCAACGCCATGCAGGGTATGA
- the LOC127806557 gene encoding EG45-like domain containing protein isoform X5 encodes MPRAQAVLQWLPLLLLMLAKLPRPSNGDVSTAAQYAPPYTPTACYGNDPSQFPSNNQFAAAGDEIWDNGAACGRQYLVRCISASEPYGCVIGQTIQIRIVDYGPTAVSPPSISGTAMVLSQTAFGIIANSSAPFINIEFQQV; translated from the exons ATGCCCAGAGCTCAAGCAGTCCTCCAATGGCTGCCTCTTCTTTTGCTCATGCTCGCCAAGCTTCCACGCCCCTCCAATGGCGACGTCAGCACCGCCGCCCAGTACGCTCCGCCATACACGC CAACTGCGTGCTACGGGAACGACCCGTCGCAGTTCCCGTCGAACAATCAGTTCGCCGCCGCGGGGGATGAGATATGGGACAACGGGGCGGCCTGCGGGAGGCAGTATCTGGTGAGATGCATCAGTGCCAGCGAGCCGTACGGATGTGTTATTGGCCAGACAATTCAGATAAGGATTGTTGATTATGGCCCCACTGCGGTTTCTCCACCTTCGATCTCCGGCACCGCCATGGTTTTGTCGCAGACGGCCTTTGGAATCATTGCTAATTCTTCTGCTCCCTTCATAAACATTGAGTTCCAACA GGTATGA
- the LOC127806557 gene encoding EG45-like domain containing protein isoform X4 encodes MPRAQAVLQWLPLLLLMLAKLPRPSNGDVSTAAQYAPPYTPTACYGNDPSQFPSNNQFAAAGDEIWDNGAACGRQYLVRCISASEPYGCVIGQTIQIRIVDYGPTAVSPPSISGTAMVLSQTAFGIIANSSAPFINIEFQQYQYPIHQPFW; translated from the exons ATGCCCAGAGCTCAAGCAGTCCTCCAATGGCTGCCTCTTCTTTTGCTCATGCTCGCCAAGCTTCCACGCCCCTCCAATGGCGACGTCAGCACCGCCGCCCAGTACGCTCCGCCATACACGC CAACTGCGTGCTACGGGAACGACCCGTCGCAGTTCCCGTCGAACAATCAGTTCGCCGCCGCGGGGGATGAGATATGGGACAACGGGGCGGCCTGCGGGAGGCAGTATCTGGTGAGATGCATCAGTGCCAGCGAGCCGTACGGATGTGTTATTGGCCAGACAATTCAGATAAGGATTGTTGATTATGGCCCCACTGCGGTTTCTCCACCTTCGATCTCCGGCACCGCCATGGTTTTGTCGCAGACGGCCTTTGGAATCATTGCTAATTCTTCTGCTCCCTTCATAAACATTGAGTTCCAACAGTAC CAATATCCTATCCATCAACCGTTCTGGTGA